The following proteins are co-located in the Massilia litorea genome:
- a CDS encoding amidohydrolase, protein MKPSSRLLKHLLLAGATAAGAAHAALPPEFTAQLDKDYPTIEALYQDLHRNPELAFNEVQTAKKLAERVKALGFEVTTGVGGTGIVAILKNGPGPIAMLRTELDALPVQEKTGFAFASTVTTRNAAGETVPVMHACGHDVHMSAWYATAKLMAENRKAWSGTLMLVGQPAEEPLKGSEAMLKDGLFKRFPKPDYAISMHDEGTLPAGQVGWHAAHFRASADTVTITIHGQGGHGATPQETRDPVVMSARIVMALQTLISRENNPADPVVITVGSIHGGTQANIVPDQVKLQLTVRTFKPEVRQRVLASIVREVEGEAQAAGAPKKPQIDIVPGADSVYNDPELTARAVSAVTGALGAQNVVEMPAKMTSEDFANYGQAGVKAVLLHVGAVEPGKLAAARKAGKYPPGTHSPQWAPEFKPTVRSFIQAETAILLDLLKPGQNK, encoded by the coding sequence ATGAAACCATCTTCCCGCCTCCTGAAACACCTCCTGCTGGCCGGCGCGACCGCCGCCGGTGCCGCCCACGCTGCCCTGCCGCCGGAATTCACGGCCCAGCTGGACAAGGATTACCCGACCATCGAAGCGCTGTACCAGGATCTGCACCGCAATCCCGAGCTGGCCTTCAACGAAGTCCAGACGGCGAAGAAGCTGGCCGAGCGCGTGAAAGCGCTGGGCTTCGAGGTGACCACCGGCGTCGGCGGCACCGGCATCGTCGCGATCCTGAAGAACGGTCCCGGCCCGATCGCCATGCTGCGTACGGAACTCGATGCGCTGCCGGTGCAGGAAAAGACAGGCTTCGCGTTTGCCAGCACCGTCACCACCAGGAACGCGGCCGGCGAGACCGTGCCGGTCATGCACGCCTGCGGCCACGACGTCCACATGTCGGCCTGGTATGCCACCGCCAAGCTGATGGCGGAAAACCGCAAGGCCTGGAGCGGCACCCTGATGCTGGTCGGCCAGCCGGCCGAAGAGCCGCTGAAGGGTTCCGAGGCGATGCTCAAGGACGGCCTGTTCAAGCGCTTCCCGAAGCCTGACTACGCGATCTCGATGCACGACGAGGGCACGCTGCCGGCGGGCCAGGTCGGCTGGCATGCCGCCCACTTCCGCGCCTCGGCCGACACGGTCACGATCACCATCCATGGCCAGGGCGGCCACGGCGCCACGCCGCAGGAAACGCGTGACCCGGTCGTCATGTCGGCCCGCATCGTGATGGCGCTGCAGACCCTGATTTCGCGCGAGAACAACCCGGCCGACCCGGTCGTCATCACCGTCGGCAGCATCCACGGCGGCACCCAGGCCAACATCGTGCCGGACCAGGTCAAGCTGCAGCTGACGGTCCGCACCTTCAAGCCGGAAGTGCGCCAGCGCGTACTGGCCAGCATCGTGCGTGAAGTCGAGGGCGAAGCGCAAGCCGCGGGCGCGCCGAAGAAGCCGCAGATCGACATCGTGCCCGGCGCCGACTCGGTCTACAACGATCCGGAGCTGACCGCACGCGCCGTCAGCGCGGTGACGGGCGCGCTCGGCGCCCAGAACGTGGTCGAAATGCCGGCCAAGATGACCTCGGAAGATTTTGCCAACTACGGCCAGGCCGGCGTGAAAGCCGTGCTGCTGCACGTGGGCGCGGTCGAACCGGGCAAGCTGGCGGCCGCGCGCAAGGCGGGCAAGTACCCGCCGGGCACCCATTCGCCGCAGTGGGCGCCGGAGTTCAAGCCGACCGTGCGTTCCTTCATTCAGGCGGAGACGGCGATTCTGCTGGACCTGC